In one Geoglobus acetivorans genomic region, the following are encoded:
- a CDS encoding type II toxin-antitoxin system RelE family toxin yields MIVHPKVAKSVKELPESHRVKFSEFLDALKDNPVPFRKFDIKKLKGHQDRYRVRLGDFRLIYQIDREERVILVLKLER; encoded by the coding sequence ATTATAGTTCATCCGAAAGTTGCAAAATCGGTTAAGGAGTTACCAGAATCCCACAGAGTTAAATTTTCTGAATTTCTGGATGCCTTAAAAGATAATCCTGTTCCTTTCAGGAAATTCGATATAAAGAAACTCAAAGGGCATCAGGACAGGTACAGAGTTCGTTTAGGGGATTTCAGGCTGATTTACCAGATTGATAGAGAAGAGAGAGTTATTCTGGTTTTGAAGCTTGAAAGGTGA
- a CDS encoding class I SAM-dependent DNA methyltransferase has protein sequence MTLADYIEIETTRDELIRACKQAADLIRTRVDYKYILVLLFLKRLSDEWKREYNEALKTLLEKGLSKEEAENLAKDRSFHRFEYPERYTWEELRKNINGLPVRLSEALKLLAEKNPELQGVVDRLDFLEFTRHRDNFDILVQLFELFSGLNLGRASDSILGDAYEWLIGYFAPQKAKEGEVFTPSEVVDLIVRIVDPKPMDSVYDPAAGYARMLIRAYDYVKQKYGEEEARELDRLAEETKKNGVPWDKLKAELGLRVTRL, from the coding sequence ATGACTCTTGCCGATTACATCGAGATTGAGACCACAAGAGATGAGCTGATAAGAGCGTGCAAGCAGGCTGCGGATCTGATAAGAACGAGGGTTGATTACAAGTACATTCTCGTTCTCCTCTTTCTGAAACGGCTCAGTGATGAATGGAAAAGAGAATACAACGAAGCTCTGAAAACACTGCTTGAGAAAGGGTTGAGCAAAGAAGAGGCTGAAAACCTTGCAAAGGATAGATCCTTCCACAGGTTTGAGTATCCTGAGAGATACACATGGGAAGAGTTGAGAAAGAACATTAATGGGCTGCCTGTAAGGCTTTCCGAGGCGTTGAAACTTCTTGCTGAGAAAAATCCTGAATTGCAGGGAGTGGTTGACAGGCTCGATTTTCTTGAGTTTACGAGGCACAGAGATAATTTTGATATTCTTGTTCAGCTTTTTGAGCTTTTCAGCGGATTAAATCTTGGAAGAGCGAGTGATAGCATCCTCGGTGATGCCTACGAATGGTTGATTGGTTATTTCGCTCCGCAAAAGGCTAAGGAAGGTGAAGTTTTCACACCCTCTGAGGTTGTTGATCTGATTGTCAGGATTGTTGATCCAAAGCCAATGGACAGCGTTTATGATCCTGCTGCTGGCTATGCGAGGATGCTTATCAGGGCATATGATTATGTTAAGCAGAAGTATGGTGAGGAAGAGGCAAGAGAACTTGACAGGCTTGCTGAGGAGACGAAAAAGAACGGGGTTCCATGGGATAAACTAAAAGCTGAGCTTGGTTTACGAGTTACGAGATTATAG
- the mch gene encoding methenyltetrahydromethanopterin cyclohydrolase — translation MISVNELALNIVEDMLDFEEELRIESKKLENGATVIDCGVNVSGSYEAGIMYTEICMGGLAKIDIVVDYVNDIPFAFITEYTDHPAVACLGSQKAGWAISVDKYFAMGSGPARALALKPKKTYELIDYKDDASYAVIALEANKLPDEKVMEHIAKECDVDPEDLYAVVAPTASIVGSVQISGRIVETGIYKMAEIGYDPKKILYGAGKCPIAPILENDLKAMGATNDSMLYYGSVYLTVTEYDEILKNVPSNTSRDYGKPFYEIFKDANYDFYKIDPHLFAPAQIVINDKSTGKTYVHGKLNSEVLLKSYQIVTE, via the coding sequence TTGATAAGTGTAAATGAGCTGGCTCTGAATATAGTTGAAGACATGCTTGATTTTGAGGAGGAGCTTAGAATCGAGTCAAAGAAGCTTGAAAACGGTGCCACAGTCATAGACTGCGGTGTGAACGTATCCGGCAGCTACGAAGCCGGAATAATGTACACTGAAATCTGCATGGGAGGTCTTGCCAAGATCGACATAGTTGTGGACTACGTGAACGACATACCGTTTGCGTTCATTACCGAGTATACAGACCATCCCGCAGTTGCATGCCTCGGAAGCCAGAAGGCAGGATGGGCAATAAGCGTTGACAAGTACTTTGCCATGGGAAGCGGTCCTGCAAGGGCTCTGGCACTGAAGCCAAAGAAAACTTACGAGCTGATTGACTACAAGGATGACGCAAGCTATGCAGTCATAGCGCTTGAGGCAAACAAACTGCCCGATGAAAAGGTCATGGAACACATAGCAAAGGAGTGCGATGTGGACCCAGAAGACCTTTATGCAGTGGTGGCACCAACAGCAAGCATCGTCGGCAGCGTTCAGATTTCAGGCAGAATCGTCGAGACAGGAATATACAAGATGGCAGAAATTGGATATGATCCGAAGAAAATACTCTACGGAGCAGGGAAATGCCCCATAGCACCAATCCTGGAAAACGACCTGAAAGCGATGGGCGCCACAAATGATAGCATGCTGTATTACGGAAGCGTTTATCTGACAGTCACAGAATACGATGAGATACTGAAAAATGTCCCGAGCAACACGAGCAGGGATTACGGTAAGCCATTCTATGAAATATTCAAAGATGCAAATTACGATTTCTACAAGATAGATCCGCACCTTTTCGCTCCAGCTCAGATCGTCATCAACGACAAATCCACCGGAAAAACATACGTGCACGGAAAGCTGAACTCAGAAGTCCTTTTGAAAAGCTATCAAATAGTCACAGAATAA
- a CDS encoding type 1 glutamine amidotransferase, which translates to MKILAIKNHRAEGLGYIEELFREKGIEYEYCEAWNGERKVDGDGYIILGGPMGVYEAEKYPFLKWEMDLIAKNYDKKPILGVCLGSQLIAGSFGKRVYPYKKEIGWFRVEKIHEDELFRGFPEKPEVFQWHGDTFELPDNAAMLFSGKDVPNQGFRIGEAVGIQFHIEMTLELIEKWVKTTEGVPESIIEESRERIEEHNRLCEIMVDNLINYLEKKHKV; encoded by the coding sequence ATGAAAATCCTCGCCATAAAAAACCACAGAGCCGAAGGCCTCGGATACATCGAAGAACTTTTCAGGGAGAAGGGTATCGAATACGAATACTGCGAAGCCTGGAATGGAGAGAGGAAAGTCGACGGAGATGGATATATAATCCTCGGAGGCCCAATGGGTGTTTACGAGGCTGAAAAGTATCCATTCCTGAAATGGGAAATGGATCTGATAGCCAAGAACTATGATAAAAAGCCAATTCTTGGTGTGTGTCTCGGCTCCCAGCTTATCGCCGGCTCTTTTGGAAAGAGAGTCTATCCCTATAAGAAGGAAATAGGGTGGTTCCGGGTTGAAAAAATCCATGAAGACGAGCTTTTCAGAGGTTTTCCAGAAAAGCCAGAAGTATTCCAGTGGCATGGGGACACGTTCGAACTGCCAGACAACGCAGCAATGCTTTTCAGTGGAAAAGATGTCCCAAACCAGGGATTCAGAATTGGCGAAGCTGTGGGAATACAGTTCCACATCGAAATGACGCTGGAATTGATTGAAAAGTGGGTTAAAACAACAGAAGGTGTGCCAGAGAGCATAATCGAAGAAAGCAGGGAAAGAATCGAAGAACACAACAGGCTGTGCGAAATTATGGTGGACAATCTCATCAACTACCTCGAAAAAAAGCACAAGGTTTAA
- the tgt gene encoding tRNA guanosine(34) transglycosylase Tgt, with the protein MKFTIIAEDGMARRAVLKVNGKRLDTPAFVPVATLASVRGLDVRDLREMDVRAVISNTYHLHMKPGDELIREYGGIHRFMNYDGIVMTDSGGFQAFSLGFGMEHGVGKIADNIFLEGLRSAEYRGEKWAFVDDDGVTFRDPLYSRKSRFTPEVSMRIQSNLGSDIIFAFDECTSPLSDYGYTKKALERTHKWALRCLETYDRRQKIFGIVQGGEYRDLREKSARFISSLPFDGFGIGGSLGKSKRDMLNILEWVIPLLDREKPVHLLGIGSVEDIFEGVERGIDTFDCVTPTRWARRGVLFVSPFSGGSIRNKFRVHIKRSEFRLDDRPLDEWCDCFVCQNHSRAYLRHLFKANELTFFRLASYHNVCFMMKLMREIRESIEEGRFSELKKTWLYV; encoded by the coding sequence GTGAAATTCACCATAATCGCAGAGGATGGAATGGCAAGAAGGGCTGTTCTGAAGGTAAACGGAAAAAGGCTTGACACACCTGCATTCGTTCCGGTGGCAACTCTTGCAAGCGTCAGGGGGCTGGATGTGAGGGATCTCAGGGAGATGGATGTTCGGGCGGTGATATCGAACACATACCATCTGCACATGAAACCCGGTGATGAACTCATCAGAGAGTACGGAGGGATTCACAGGTTTATGAACTATGATGGTATTGTCATGACTGACTCCGGAGGTTTTCAGGCGTTTTCTCTTGGCTTCGGGATGGAACATGGAGTTGGAAAGATTGCCGACAATATCTTCCTTGAAGGTTTGAGATCAGCGGAATACAGAGGAGAGAAGTGGGCGTTCGTGGATGATGATGGTGTTACGTTCAGGGATCCACTTTACAGCAGGAAGTCAAGATTTACGCCGGAAGTCAGCATGAGAATACAGTCCAATCTTGGCAGTGACATCATATTTGCCTTCGATGAATGCACGTCTCCTCTTTCTGACTATGGTTACACAAAAAAAGCTCTTGAGCGAACCCATAAGTGGGCACTGAGATGTCTTGAGACTTATGACCGAAGGCAGAAAATATTTGGAATAGTTCAGGGCGGGGAGTACAGGGATTTGAGGGAAAAATCTGCCAGATTCATAAGCTCTCTGCCCTTTGACGGTTTCGGTATTGGTGGTTCGCTTGGGAAGAGCAAGAGAGACATGCTTAACATTCTCGAGTGGGTCATTCCCCTGCTTGACAGAGAAAAACCCGTCCATCTTCTCGGCATAGGAAGTGTAGAGGATATTTTCGAGGGCGTGGAGCGTGGAATCGATACATTTGACTGTGTAACTCCGACAAGGTGGGCAAGGAGGGGAGTTCTTTTCGTATCTCCCTTCAGCGGAGGGAGCATAAGAAACAAGTTCAGGGTGCACATCAAAAGGAGTGAGTTCAGGCTTGATGACAGACCTCTCGACGAGTGGTGTGACTGTTTTGTGTGTCAGAACCATTCGAGAGCGTATCTGCGACATCTTTTCAAGGCCAACGAATTAACGTTTTTCAGACTGGCATCATACCACAATGTCTGTTTTATGATGAAGCTTATGCGAGAAATTAGAGAGAGCATAGAGGAAGGCAGGTTCTCTGAGCTTAAAAAAACATGGCTTTATGTCTGA
- a CDS encoding BtpA/SgcQ family protein: MIIGVLHLKPLPGSPRYSDFNEVIEHAVRNAGKLEEGGVSAILVENYGDFPYLREVGKETVACMTAVIKEIQKEIHIPVGVNVLRNDAIASCAIAKAAGAEFIRVNQAAFPSAAPEGFLEPAAGTLARYMRMIDLKARVYADVNVKHAVHFAAIEDYLENIERTFADAVIVTGKKTGMAPDLAELKKIKEAVEIPVFAGSGINTSNIARFAEYADGFIVGSYFKAGDEIEVEKVEKLCRLARSLKR, encoded by the coding sequence ATGATAATCGGAGTTCTTCATTTGAAACCACTGCCCGGATCACCGCGCTACAGCGACTTCAACGAAGTTATCGAACACGCGGTAAGAAACGCAGGAAAGCTCGAAGAGGGAGGGGTTTCAGCCATTCTCGTTGAGAATTACGGAGATTTTCCATATCTCAGAGAAGTTGGAAAAGAGACCGTGGCATGCATGACCGCCGTGATAAAAGAAATCCAGAAAGAAATACACATACCCGTGGGAGTGAATGTTCTGAGAAATGATGCCATCGCCTCCTGTGCGATTGCCAAAGCTGCCGGAGCAGAGTTCATAAGGGTGAACCAGGCAGCATTTCCATCAGCAGCGCCAGAAGGTTTCCTCGAGCCGGCAGCAGGCACGCTCGCCAGGTACATGCGAATGATTGATCTTAAAGCAAGAGTCTACGCAGACGTGAACGTGAAACATGCAGTGCATTTTGCGGCCATTGAAGATTATCTCGAAAACATCGAAAGGACGTTTGCAGATGCGGTCATCGTAACCGGAAAAAAGACGGGCATGGCTCCCGATCTTGCTGAACTGAAAAAGATCAAAGAGGCCGTTGAGATTCCGGTCTTTGCAGGAAGCGGCATCAATACATCGAATATTGCCCGGTTTGCGGAGTATGCCGATGGATTCATTGTTGGCAGCTACTTTAAAGCTGGGGATGAGATAGAAGTTGAAAAAGTGGAGAAGCTCTGCAGGCTGGCCAGGTCCTTAAAAAGATAG
- a CDS encoding ArsR family transcriptional regulator, producing the protein MAEDMTRAILKALAELGKPAKAKEIAEKIGVPTSKVSCRLAPLRKKGLLDSPEKGVYVITEEGKKLIK; encoded by the coding sequence ATGGCAGAGGACATGACCAGGGCGATTTTGAAAGCCCTTGCCGAACTCGGCAAACCTGCAAAAGCCAAGGAAATTGCAGAAAAGATTGGAGTTCCTACTTCAAAAGTATCCTGCAGGCTTGCACCGCTGAGAAAAAAGGGTCTGCTTGATTCTCCTGAAAAAGGCGTTTATGTGATAACTGAAGAAGGAAAAAAGCTAATAAAATGA
- a CDS encoding argininosuccinate synthase, with the protein MSRVVLCYSGGLDTTVCIPLLKERYGFAEVITVTVDVGQPESEIKRAEERGKKYADRHYTVDAKEEFVNAVFQLVKANGDYEGYVLGTALARPIIAEKVAEIAKKENADAVAHGATGKGNDQLRFDNIFLQHGFKVIAPMRELNLTREWEIEYANEHGIDIPVTKDKPWSIDENIWSRSIEGGKLEDPSYVPPDEIYEWTKGGKTEEEIITIEFEKGIPVALNGKKMNGIELIMALNEIGGEHRIGRTDMMEDRVLGLKARENYEHPAATILITAHRDLEKLVLSRRELKFKRFVEEEWAELVYYGLVNDPLFHALNAFIDKTQERVTGWVKLKLGDGYVMPVARDSKYSLYDEELTSFDSIVVDQSLAEGFSMFHGLQGRVFYRVVKNRRN; encoded by the coding sequence ATGAGCAGGGTTGTGCTGTGCTATTCAGGTGGCCTTGATACCACTGTTTGCATTCCTCTGCTTAAAGAGCGCTACGGTTTTGCTGAGGTAATCACGGTCACAGTTGATGTGGGTCAGCCAGAGAGTGAAATTAAGAGAGCTGAGGAGAGGGGTAAGAAATACGCTGACAGGCATTATACCGTGGATGCTAAGGAGGAGTTCGTAAACGCCGTTTTTCAGCTTGTGAAGGCCAACGGAGACTATGAAGGTTATGTGCTTGGAACTGCACTCGCAAGGCCGATAATTGCTGAAAAGGTTGCTGAGATTGCGAAAAAGGAGAATGCAGATGCAGTGGCTCACGGAGCTACCGGAAAGGGCAATGATCAGCTCAGGTTTGATAACATATTCCTTCAGCACGGGTTTAAGGTTATAGCTCCGATGAGAGAGCTTAACCTTACACGAGAGTGGGAAATCGAGTATGCAAATGAGCATGGTATTGACATTCCCGTTACGAAGGACAAGCCCTGGAGCATTGATGAAAACATCTGGAGCAGGAGTATAGAGGGTGGAAAGCTTGAGGATCCGTCCTATGTCCCTCCTGACGAAATATACGAATGGACAAAAGGCGGCAAAACGGAAGAAGAGATAATAACCATCGAGTTTGAAAAGGGCATACCGGTGGCCCTTAACGGTAAGAAAATGAATGGGATAGAACTCATTATGGCACTCAATGAAATCGGAGGAGAGCACAGGATTGGCAGGACTGACATGATGGAGGACAGGGTCCTCGGCCTAAAAGCGAGGGAAAATTACGAGCATCCTGCGGCTACAATTCTCATCACCGCTCACAGAGATCTCGAAAAACTGGTTTTGAGCAGAAGAGAGCTGAAATTCAAGAGATTCGTGGAGGAGGAGTGGGCGGAACTTGTTTACTATGGACTGGTAAACGATCCTCTCTTCCATGCCCTTAACGCCTTCATAGACAAAACCCAGGAAAGGGTTACCGGGTGGGTAAAGCTGAAGCTTGGAGATGGCTATGTTATGCCCGTGGCGAGAGATTCGAAGTATTCGCTGTATGATGAAGAGCTAACGTCCTTCGACTCCATTGTTGTGGACCAATCTCTCGCAGAGGGTTTCTCGATGTTTCACGGACTTCAGGGAAGGGTGTTTTACAGGGTTGTGAAAAACAGGAGGAATTAG
- a CDS encoding archease, translating to MYRFIDHTADIAFEIEAETISELLRDASLAFYDAFVYVEELKADTIREVQVNEDSVDYLLYSWLNELLYLFDTEKFAGKFAEVEVVEGDGIAARGVLKGDILSPEKVKMEPKAITLHNFTVEKRKDIWYAFVVVDI from the coding sequence ATGTACCGGTTCATCGACCACACCGCAGATATCGCATTTGAGATCGAAGCAGAAACGATCTCAGAGCTTTTAAGAGATGCATCTCTCGCTTTTTACGATGCATTTGTATATGTCGAAGAGCTGAAAGCAGATACCATCAGAGAGGTCCAGGTCAATGAGGACTCGGTAGACTACCTGCTGTACTCATGGCTCAATGAACTGCTGTACCTTTTCGACACCGAGAAATTTGCGGGGAAATTTGCAGAGGTGGAGGTCGTGGAAGGCGATGGAATTGCAGCAAGAGGCGTTCTTAAAGGAGACATTCTCAGCCCGGAGAAGGTCAAAATGGAGCCAAAAGCAATAACACTCCACAATTTCACTGTTGAAAAAAGAAAAGATATCTGGTATGCTTTCGTCGTTGTTGATATCTAA
- a CDS encoding MBL fold metallo-hydrolase yields MIRKLNLKGCNCYLIVDSGKTYLVDTGTPGNLKRAKKSIRNLDGIILTHAHYDHAGSAFEISEHFSCEVYSHVAEHPYLEGREEFRFSGFVGRMIKRLESLRPMKWIQAEDIEKLRLREFDVVHVPGHTPGSIMLLKGNEAIVGDLIRLRKKRFMAGEYVVRPSSRNFNWNQSEYVKSLGRLGNLAPLKVHPGHGVSITLERDFMERLGVWRK; encoded by the coding sequence ATGATTCGGAAACTCAACCTCAAGGGATGTAACTGCTACCTGATAGTGGACTCTGGAAAGACGTATCTGGTGGATACTGGAACTCCCGGGAACCTGAAGAGAGCTAAGAAAAGCATAAGAAATCTGGACGGAATTATCCTGACTCATGCCCATTACGATCATGCTGGCAGTGCTTTTGAGATCTCAGAGCATTTCTCGTGCGAGGTCTATTCGCACGTTGCAGAACACCCGTATCTTGAAGGCAGAGAGGAGTTTCGGTTCAGTGGATTTGTGGGTCGGATGATAAAAAGACTCGAGTCGCTGAGACCAATGAAGTGGATTCAGGCTGAGGACATTGAAAAGCTCAGGCTGAGAGAGTTTGACGTTGTCCACGTTCCCGGCCACACCCCTGGCAGCATCATGCTTCTGAAAGGGAATGAGGCGATTGTGGGGGATCTCATCAGATTGAGAAAGAAACGCTTTATGGCAGGAGAGTATGTTGTGAGACCATCCTCAAGAAACTTCAACTGGAACCAGAGTGAGTACGTCAAGAGCCTTGGGAGACTGGGGAACCTCGCACCTCTGAAAGTCCATCCCGGCCATGGTGTGAGCATCACACTGGAAAGGGACTTCATGGAGAGGCTGGGAGTCTGGAGAAAATGA
- a CDS encoding tRNA-wybutosine modification methyltransferase TYW3 — MNWNRFREETLEKYRKAEIDRWIKPITDDINSADCFVTLSSCAGRFAVMDMPEFGDKRNSVFLGKWHDVPAVEDVLTAIRKGVMETWFMLHPPILHVSCKDLESARILLDILRKAGFRRAGIISLKRMVVEIAGQERIEFIAARNGQVFTDAGVLRENYLEAVKKLEMGRKRFEKFHSIFREVFL; from the coding sequence ATGAACTGGAACAGGTTTCGGGAAGAAACTCTGGAAAAATACAGAAAGGCAGAAATTGACAGGTGGATCAAACCCATAACTGACGATATTAATTCGGCTGATTGCTTTGTCACTCTTTCGAGCTGTGCTGGACGGTTTGCGGTAATGGACATGCCCGAGTTTGGAGATAAGAGAAACTCAGTTTTCCTCGGAAAGTGGCATGATGTGCCGGCAGTTGAGGATGTACTGACTGCCATTCGAAAAGGTGTCATGGAGACGTGGTTTATGCTCCACCCACCAATACTTCATGTATCCTGCAAAGACCTGGAATCCGCCCGCATTTTGCTCGATATTCTCAGAAAGGCAGGATTCAGGAGGGCTGGAATAATATCCCTGAAAAGGATGGTTGTTGAGATTGCCGGACAGGAAAGGATTGAATTCATAGCGGCGAGGAACGGTCAGGTTTTCACGGATGCCGGTGTTCTCAGAGAGAATTACCTTGAGGCGGTGAAAAAGCTGGAGATGGGTAGAAAGAGGTTTGAAAAATTCCACAGCATTTTCAGAGAAGTTTTTCTATGA
- the thrC gene encoding threonine synthase: protein MYLLRCIECGEVYETDSLYTCAKCGGLLEVVVDLSNADFRLDGNNITLWKYRSLIPVKTDPVTLFEGGTPLYPLKTGKSSRVYIKHEGLNPSGSFKDRGMTVGITKALELKKRSVMCASTGNTSASMAMYAARASLKAYVILPSGKVALGKLTQAMMHGARVIAIKGNFDAALKIVRKLTERNEIYLLNSINPFRLEGQKTIAYEIVDQLGYVPDAVFVPIGNAGNISAIYKGFRELKEAGFIDDVPEMVGVQAEGADPVYRAFIQKKDRIDPVSNPETIATAIRIGNPVNAKKALRAIYDSGGRVLRVSDSEIVEAQKFLAKQGVGVEPASASSLAGFLKEEFDYDTVVCIATGNLLKDPEEIIRVCEKPMEVSANPEVIEKLL from the coding sequence ATGTATCTACTCAGGTGCATTGAATGTGGAGAGGTATACGAAACTGATTCTCTGTACACCTGCGCGAAGTGTGGAGGACTGTTAGAGGTCGTTGTTGACCTGAGCAATGCAGACTTCAGGCTTGATGGTAACAACATCACGTTATGGAAGTACAGAAGCCTTATTCCCGTTAAGACTGACCCCGTAACATTATTTGAAGGTGGTACTCCTCTGTATCCGCTGAAAACAGGCAAAAGCTCAAGAGTATACATCAAACACGAAGGCCTCAATCCCTCAGGATCGTTCAAGGACAGAGGAATGACCGTTGGAATAACGAAAGCCTTAGAACTGAAAAAAAGAAGTGTGATGTGTGCTTCAACAGGAAACACCTCCGCCTCAATGGCAATGTATGCTGCAAGAGCCTCACTGAAAGCATACGTCATTCTTCCATCAGGCAAGGTTGCGCTGGGAAAACTGACCCAGGCAATGATGCACGGAGCCAGAGTCATAGCTATAAAGGGCAATTTTGACGCTGCACTGAAAATCGTTCGCAAGCTTACAGAGAGAAATGAGATATATCTCCTGAACTCTATCAATCCATTCAGGCTTGAAGGTCAGAAAACCATAGCCTATGAAATAGTAGACCAGCTTGGATACGTTCCGGATGCAGTATTTGTCCCCATAGGAAATGCGGGCAATATCTCGGCAATATACAAAGGATTCAGAGAGCTAAAAGAAGCAGGATTCATTGACGATGTTCCCGAAATGGTTGGTGTTCAGGCAGAAGGTGCAGATCCAGTGTACAGAGCATTTATTCAGAAAAAGGACAGAATTGATCCAGTCAGCAATCCGGAAACAATCGCAACCGCAATCAGGATAGGGAATCCCGTGAATGCGAAAAAAGCGCTGCGAGCAATCTATGATTCAGGTGGGAGAGTTTTAAGAGTAAGTGATAGCGAGATAGTCGAGGCACAGAAATTCCTTGCAAAACAGGGAGTAGGTGTGGAGCCTGCCAGTGCTTCGAGTCTAGCAGGATTCCTGAAAGAAGAGTTCGATTACGACACTGTTGTATGCATAGCAACGGGGAACCTGCTGAAGGATCCGGAAGAGATAATAAGAGTGTGCGAAAAGCCGATGGAGGTTTCAGCAAATCCGGAAGTCATAGAAAAACTTCTCTGA
- the acsC gene encoding acetyl-CoA decarbonylase/synthase complex subunit gamma, with the protein MKVKSPLEVYKFLPQTNCGECGYDTCMSFAAQIIDRSVKPTDCPPLVEKAKTDKKFEKKLNELVELTSPEIAEVVIGTGESAVKIGGEDVLHRHELTFFNPPPFFFDVWDTLDEAQIDERCKKVVEYRKFYVGDYITLEGIAVRCTSNDPEKFRSVAKKVSEYGKPMILISLNPECMRAALEEVADKRPLIYAATEDNWKDFLQLALEFNVPVTLRSRNLDTLKSMAKTFKDAGVKEIVLDPVTEPLGDGLRGTFERVVQLRRTGILGEDKDIAYPIMVTPIAAWLVEGDEVTKGYWEAVIAGTFIVKYADVMIFRNLEQYTVMPSVILRYNIYTDPRTPVQVEPGLREINSPGPEDPVFITTNFALTYYTVESDLSSNNIKGWLLVLDTEGLGVEVSVAGGQFTAAKVKDLIQQTGIEQKVNHKNLVIPGLAARLQGAIEDETGWSVFVGPMDSGRIKGWLEKNWPPESKE; encoded by the coding sequence ATGAAGGTAAAAAGTCCCCTTGAGGTTTACAAATTCCTCCCACAGACAAACTGCGGTGAGTGCGGATACGATACCTGCATGAGCTTCGCTGCTCAGATCATAGACAGAAGTGTCAAACCCACGGACTGTCCACCTCTCGTCGAAAAGGCAAAAACAGACAAAAAATTTGAGAAAAAACTTAACGAACTTGTCGAATTAACATCTCCCGAGATTGCAGAGGTTGTGATTGGAACGGGTGAGTCTGCTGTAAAGATAGGCGGAGAAGATGTGCTTCACAGGCATGAACTCACATTCTTCAATCCACCACCGTTCTTCTTTGACGTATGGGACACGCTGGATGAAGCCCAGATCGATGAGAGATGCAAGAAGGTTGTTGAATACAGGAAATTCTATGTTGGAGATTACATAACCCTTGAAGGTATCGCAGTGAGATGCACCTCCAACGATCCGGAGAAGTTCAGAAGTGTTGCGAAAAAGGTCTCAGAATATGGAAAACCAATGATCCTGATAAGCCTGAATCCAGAATGCATGAGAGCAGCACTTGAAGAGGTTGCGGATAAGAGACCACTGATCTACGCCGCAACAGAGGATAACTGGAAGGATTTTCTCCAGCTTGCTCTTGAATTCAATGTTCCGGTTACACTGAGAAGCAGGAACCTCGACACCCTGAAAAGCATGGCGAAAACCTTCAAAGATGCGGGAGTGAAGGAGATTGTCCTCGATCCGGTTACCGAGCCTCTCGGAGATGGTTTGAGGGGCACATTCGAGAGGGTTGTGCAGCTCAGAAGGACGGGAATTCTGGGAGAAGATAAGGACATAGCATATCCGATAATGGTCACACCAATAGCGGCATGGCTTGTTGAGGGAGATGAGGTTACGAAGGGTTACTGGGAGGCTGTAATTGCAGGAACATTCATAGTCAAGTACGCAGATGTCATGATATTCAGGAACCTCGAGCAGTACACAGTCATGCCTTCAGTCATCCTCAGATACAACATATACACCGACCCAAGAACGCCGGTACAGGTCGAACCTGGCCTCAGGGAGATCAACAGCCCGGGACCGGAAGACCCGGTATTCATAACCACAAACTTCGCCCTGACATACTATACCGTGGAGAGCGACCTTTCCAGCAACAACATAAAGGGGTGGCTCCTCGTGCTTGACACCGAAGGTCTCGGTGTTGAGGTCAGTGTTGCAGGAGGGCAGTTCACCGCTGCAAAAGTCAAGGATTTGATTCAGCAGACTGGCATAGAGCAGAAGGTGAACCACAAGAACTTGGTGATCCCCGGTCTTGCTGCGAGGCTACAGGGTGCCATTGAAGACGAGACTGGCTGGAGCGTTTTCGTTGGACCAATGGATTCTGGAAGAATAAAGGGCTGGCTGGAAAAGAACTGGCCACCCGAGTCAAAAGAGTAA